The genomic window AGAGCGGCCTCGCGTAGGACTGCTGTTTGGGCTCTGCCGGGGAGAAAAAGCCTGGAGCATTCGGCCACTTCGTTCCTGGAACATCTGCTTCTgcaaaagcaaagtgaaaagaTGCTCTTTGAGTAGTGCACAGAGAaggctgtgggcaggcaggggctgcactgTGCCTCTCACTGGGGAGTGAGCCGGGAGCCAGAGCCCTGGAGCATGGCTGGTTTGCCTCTGCTGTGCTCATGATAACCTGGTCCTTGCATGCAAGTTTTTACCTCAGCTGGGCCACCTCCTGTGTGAGAACACCCTTTTTACTGGCCCGAACCACACGGGGGGACtccctttgtatttttttgtacGCGTTCATCAGCCTCTTGTCTCAAAAGGTCAACATTCCTACTTCCCATGGCCTTTTCCTTCTAGAATGTTGGGAAGGACCACCCATCTCCTCCTGAGCTTCCTGGCTTTCCCAGCTTttattcctccttcccttcccaagggaGACAGCCTGGTCCCTGCCAAATACTGGCAGCCACTTCCCCAGCTCTCTGGAGCAGGCATGACCCAAACCCATAAACTGAAGGTGGGAATGTCAGAATTCGCATGTCtgttgaaaagagaaaaaacacttGCAGGCTCTGTGTTCTGCTTGGAGCTTTATTGTCACTTTTGCTTTGTCAAGCTGAGTGGAGGCCTGCCAGAGCTGGTGGAGTGGAAGAGACACCTCTGCAGTCAAGCAATCTGCTACAATAAGGCAAGTGCCTCTACTCATTAGTAGCAATGTGGCCTTGCGTCATGCTGGGTTATGGAAGACGTGGCATGTGCTGCACAGGCTTCACATGGAAAATGCCAAATCCGagtgccctgctgctcctcctggggaTGGGGAGCAAGAAGTCTCAACCTTGGCTGAAGTACTGGCAGTCAGGTCACAGGCGATGCTTGGCTGAAAGGAAGATCCAGCCCCAAGAAAGTTACGTTACCACTCAGGTCTGAGAGGAAAATACTTGTGCAGAGTGCATGGGGTTTGCCTGTTTGGGCAGCTGCAAACTTGACCTCAGCTAAGTTTTCATCTTGTTCCTAttccccttcctgctgcagtgactctgctctgtgctgaccTTCCCCCCAGCCACAGAGCATCTGGCTGCCTGTcttgctccttctcctcctctttgaAACTCAGTATTCCCTGCCAGTGGAGAGGCAGAGGCTGGTTTGCCCCTCAGGTTTCTGGGTGTTCGCTAAATCCCAGGGCTTAAAAATCAAGCACAAATACTGAACTTAGCTGTTCTTCTGTGAGCTCCCTCTCCTAATTTACATCTTTATCCCATTTGCCTTTACTGACTTAGTCTTAGAGGCTGGATGTTGCTGCAGTGTGGAATGGCAGAACAGTTCCTGCCTGAAGCTACACTTACCAAGGCTCTCGTGCATAAAACCCCATGGTGTGTAACCTACCCCTGCACTACTGCTAGGTCAAAATATTAGTAGAGACTTCCTAAAATCTCAATAGTTAGCAGATGGTGGTTGCTCCTGATAAATGGTGCCAGGAAGCATTCAGAGGGGGAGGATTTCTGCAGCTGAGAGCTGCGAGGATGGCACCAGGGCTGGCAAAGCCCCAGGGCCCATTTGCAATTCAGTGGTAGGGGTGCAAAATTTCTCTGTAGATCACAGAAATGTGAGGTTCTGTGAGCTTAAGTTGTTTCACCCTCTTACTGAAGATAATCCCtgataaaaaacccccatgtttGATATGAAATATCTTTTTCCTGGCCAATTGAAATACTTTGACTTCCTTCTGTTACTTCAAACAACTCAGTGGCACAGTGGTGCTTCATGGGGAGTACCAGTGCTAGGGGACATCCAAGTGTCCCATCTTGGCTTGGCCTGCACCATCCCAAGTGGTAGAGGGTACTTGACTGTACCTTAGTCACAGAGGCCAGGAATGGAAAGGGGAATCCCACCTTCCTGCTAAGTCCCTCAGCCAGGCTGTAGGACACCTGCTTCCCAGGTCTTCAGTGAAGAGTTTGTTGCTTGAACAAGCTGATGCACTCACACCTTCAGTAgggcaagtgcctggcccctcCGCGTTGCCTCCTGCATTAGTGCTGGAACCACCAGGCTGCTGGCTCaaaccacagctctgcaggaggaggaggtggtgtCATCCACCTGCCTCACAACCTCtttctctccagctgtgccctAGCAGGGTCAGTAAGCCATGCCCTTTGCAGGCAAGGAGCTCCTTGGGCCACTGGGTACTGAAGAAGCAGAACAAGTGTTAATGGCTTCCTTGGAGTGCTGGAGGGTTAGATAGACAAGGCTGGATGCACTGAGGACCTTTACCAGAGGCAGGGAAATCATTTCAAAACCTTGATTCAAGAAAGTTCAGGTACACCCAACCAGTTTAGGGTTTGTTTTTGGCAAACTCGCTACTGGGAAAAAACATTTTGCctgtttctgaattttattgCCTGTATGTTGATACCCCTTtgctttgcaaagaaaatgccaGCTGGGTGTTAAGAGAAGGCTTCTGCTTTGGAGCTGCTGATTGTTCTAAGGGCATTTTAGGTCCACGCTGCAGACAGGTGGTGTGGCCTAAACACCATCCCCAGGTTCTAGTTGCAACCTGTCTTATCTGAGCCCCTGCTGATGTCTGAGGTGATGCAGCTATTTGGAAGGCAACCTTCCCCGAGTGCCCCtgtgtgctgagcagagggaagcCAGCCCCTTGAAGGGACATCTCATTTGAAGGGACATTTCTGAGGGAGACTGGCACAGAAACCCTGCCCTGTGAGCTGTGCTTTCTCTCCACTGCCCTCAGCTGTAGGTGCCTGCTTGTACATGTCTTGAGAGGAGGTGGAATGGACACCTGCACCCTGGAGTGGTGTCTCTGCCATTAGGCCCTGTGTGCCAGGCTGCGTGGTGGTCCTGTCTCACATCACAGAAAAGCTTCATGCCACATTAATCATTGTTTCTGACCCCGCTGTGACTCTCTTGCAGAAAACATATGCACAGGGGATTGCACAGGTGGGCAAAACTGCCCATGAATTATAGACATCTAGACAGTTGAAAACTGACATTTTGACCTCTTTCACAAAcgggtggtttttttgtgggttacATGGCCCTTACTTTTAGAAAACTGATGCTAGCATAAAGTGTATTATAATAATTATTAGTGAAATAATAATAGCATATTAATGGCATGCAAATTACTGATCTAGAAATCCAACATGCCCGTAACGATTCCTGTACTTTTAATGTCAACATTAAAAGCAACATCTAACAGTGATAAGGCAAATTAACATTAATAACAGTTTTGACACTAATAGTAAgttatcattattttaaaagtctttccTGTTGCCAGGGctcaaactgattttaaaaaagctacACCACCTCTCAGCTTGCTGTCACTGATGCTCTTCCTACAACACTGTGAAGAGATTTCACTCCTCTTGTTCTTAGCAAAAGTCCCTGTGATTACACCAGACTTCCTACTCTGTGGTCAAACACTTACTCAGAAAACAAGAGTTTCTAGATTTTAAAAGACCTTTGCAGAGCACCTTTTCCTTAATTGAATTTGGTAAAATGTTTTATCAgcaaaggtttttaaaaatgccattaGTGTGCAGTGTTGAGTGGGTAGAGTCAGGAAATGGAGTCAATGCTTTTGAAttcttctcctctctctgcaCAGCTAAACTCACCTCCTGTGGCTTTCACGTGCTCTGTTAGCATCAGCTTCAGTTATTCAGCACCTATGGCCACAGGACCATCCCACATGGGGAACACACACCAAGTTCTATGGGCAACAACTCACAGAGGAAGCTTCATGTGGATGTGGACAATGCAGGAAGACCTGAGCATTTCATCAGATGAGTTACCTTCTTGCTCTCCCCCAGGAACATGACAGTGTCCATGAACAAACTGTTAAATAAGCTTACTGTTCATGTGGCTGGGGCCTGTGTTGTTCACTGCCTTCGAATGGACACAAGCAGCTGTAAGATGACAAAGTCTCTGCTCTGAAGCCTTCACAGCCTAATTTTAGGTTTTCCTCAACTGAGTGTAATCAACATGGCAAGTCAGTGCAAAGATGAGAACTCCAGTAACAGACAGGTACTGCATGACTTGGTGGCACTGCGTTGTGACACAGCACTGATGTGAGCTACTTAATTCACAAAAGCTCTGTGACTCTTCCTATGTGTTTGTTTACAAACAAAAGCTCTGCTAAGTTCATTCCAACAGAAGGAAATTCTTTTTCACTGAGAGTTTGCAAACAGAGCAGCGTGTCTGAGATGGTGCCTGCACTGGAGGGTCTGGGCTTTCATCCCAACACAGATAAATTCTACATTCCAATTAAGCTTTGTTACTGGTTTCAATGCAGCAAAACGAAGTCatacaagaaaacaaagcttCTTGAGGTCTGGCATGCTATCAGAACTGACAGATGGGGGCCAGGACTCTTGGGGCTCTGAAGTGCCACCAACTCACCAGCTGAGTTTGGTTTGAGAAGGTTTCTCCCCAGAAAGATGCTGTTGCAGATTCTCAACTGCCTGTCCAAGGCACTTGGGGACCATTAGTAAATGGGTCTGTGAAGCCAGCACATACCAAGCAGAGCTTTGCAAGTGCTTCAGTCCCACCTGAGCCTTCCCTGCTGTCAGTAGTTTTTGAAGTTAGAAAATTATAATCTACTGCTGAATACAGAGCATGAAGAGAACTACTGAAAAGCTTTTCAATGGTCCTGTTTTCCCTCACTATCTCCAGTGTATATCCCTGACGTCAGAGTGGTTGCATTTAATGCTAACAGGGCCAACAGACTGTATTGGCCTGTTTGCTTGTGTGGTGCTCTGCTGAACACAGTACTATGTTCAGCATAACACcttcagaaaatacagatatCCCAAACAAGCAACAGCCAGAAGCAGCAAATCCTTCTGTTGCGGTATTGGTATGCATTAATGGCTTCAGCAGCCAGGTCTGCCATTACCTTGCTGTGCTGGCTTTTGAGACTAAGAATGCAGCAGAAGCATCTGCTCTTGACCTGTGTTagagaggagaaataaaaacaactcagacttcctgggatggcAGAATACCTACCCAAGCTCCGTCAGGTCCAAACAGCTCTAAAAAGTTGCCAATAAATTCCCTGGACTTTTCTTCCCACTTCTGAATGAGGTCATGGCTCTTCTCTTCCACCTTGTAAACAAATTCTTTTGACTTTTCCTCCACATTCttgactttttctttcattttgtccACTTGGTTTTGAAAGCGatatttcttctcctgttttaAAAGTGTGTTCAGAGATTAATAAAAAACTTGGAAATAATCAGCCACAAACAGTtgataagacaaaaaaaattgcattaatgCATCCTAATAAATATGGCCCTGATTAGCTATTCCCATGTTATTTTTACAAATGCAAGTTTAACGTTTGTGGAATTTAGTGCAGAAGGTACATATTGAAAAGACTTCCTGTGTGACTACTGTGTTTAATCCACTACATGaatcttttctgtattttcaaactGAATGCACTTTGAAAATGATATGAATCTTGTGAAGGATATGAGTGAGAAATGAACAGCTCAAAGTTAAACAGTAGGCAAAAGGCAAATCTCCCTAGGTTTACTAGCAAATGCTGCTGACTTGCCAGTCTAGATGTTAACTTGGACCAAAATGTCACTTTGCGTGGatttctgcagagcagaaggaaaactcTCATCAACTCTGAGCCTGGCTAATACAGGATCTTCTGGCTGCAACACAGGTGTGTGTAGGTCAGTGGCCTGTGGCCAGCAAACTTCATAGAAAAGAGAGCAACTCCTAATTTCTAAGTCACACAGAAAAGGAGAGACACAGAAGATAATATTACAGAGCTCCTGGCAAAAGCTTCTGAAATACTTCAGGATTAAAGGGGTTTTGTCTTGAAATGCTTGTGTGCTCCACGAATTTTTGGTACAAGCAGATAAACAAGATGTGCTCTTGAAGGTGTGGTGGTCTGTGTAGAAGCACAGATCACTACTGGCTTTTAATTCTCTGTTAACTCCATTTAATGGCCACTtgaatttactttaaaaacaagcacTGTAGTGGGGTTTATTCTAGCTCACAAATCACTAAAAGCACAATCTTTGCAGGGCACAAGCACAAACAAAATCCCCAAGGTCCAAAGAAACCAAACTCACTCTGCACCTAGAACGTGATCAGCCCTTCCTTTAATGAGGAAACCAGTGCTCTTCTGCCTTGTGAAATCATGggcatttaattttgaaacacAAACAGTCTCTGGTGCAAATCagcatttctgcatttaaatTACTGTAAGCTAAATAACCAGATGTCAGGAGGTTCTTCAGGATACAACAGTGTCTGAGacggggtgggggaggggggaagcaCAACTTACGCAACAGTATCTTAACCTCAcagatgctaaataataaatttgAGAACCTTCAAGGCATCCAGCATGCCTTATTTTAATGGATATTTGCAATAGTGATCCTTCTGGGTGGAGTACTTACAAGCAGGATTTTTTGAAGGTGTAGAAGACTTTATAAAAAAGCacagtgaaataaatatttatgccCTGTGATCTGGGGTTTATCTGCCAGACTTCAAAATAAGAAAGAGATAAACAGAAACAGATAAACTAAACTCTAATGAAATAACACAATTCAGTCCTTCACAAGGGGGTTTCCAAGCTCCAGGGAGGGAAGGTGAGAGATCCTGCTGTGAGCCATGTCAGTCACAAGGGAGATTTCAGTTATGTGGGTTATCTTGAGGTTTAAGTCAAGacttgaaacagaaaatgaaggaaggTAAAGTCTAATTTCTGTGAAGTGTTTACTTCTCACTGGAGGGGCAGGTCTGCATGTGGAAGATGAATAATCTCAGCAATTGTTTCACATGGCACTCTTGCCATTGTGGCTTCTGAGCTCTACAGCAGCATAATTTATACACCAGCTTCCTAGcatacttctttctttttgaaaaccATTTTAGCATTCCGTAGCAATCTCACTGCTTTGTCATTGGTTTTGTTAAGAggtttttctggggttttgttttgttggtttttttaatcctatCACACTTGAGAGAAACTTGGGATTTCAAAATCCATGCTCTCTGGGCTGCCTTCTTGGAATaggaataaagaaagaaattgtgtGTTGGGTGAGTGGTTGAGCAACCTCTGGTGGGAGGGTGGGCTCCTTCCTAGTGTGTTTTTGTCAGCCTACAGCTcaaggaggaagggggagcaGCAGCTTTGTGAAAAGCGTAATATGGAAATGAGGCTTCTAATTAATAGGAGCAATTAAAACTACCCTCAGTGTaccagtttctttttaaattaagttctttccagctattttaaaagcagcaggaggaagataCTATTTCTTAACCTTTACTTTACACTCAGGATGCTAGGAGAGAGCTTGAGGAGCAAATGCAGATCAATGTACTCACATTTATAAAACTGACATTCAGCTCTTTGGCGGTGTATCCTCGCTGGAGGTTGCGCCGGGCATACACGTCATAGTCCCGGACGATCCGTGTGATGATATCCGATGTGGAGATACCTTCGGTTCTCTGCGTAGGTACAAACATTCCTGAGCAAAGTGGGAAAAGAAAGCCTGCTGATAAAGCTTGGCAGGACCAGGCGCTGCAGTAGATAGCTGAGGATGAACACAAAAATGCCTGACCAAAGGTAAAAGGCTTGCAGTTCTGCCTTATTCCTAGTTCTCTCCTGTTCTTTCTGTCTGAGTTTGGGGAAGGCAAGATTGCTATACTATTAATTTTTTCTAAAGTCTTTAGAAAGACTAAAAATTTCCCTCTGTACAGTATCAGCTGTGGTGTGGAAGTTATTAGACTGGCAGGGGCTCCCAAGCCAGGAAGGCCAAGTTTCACAGTTGTGGCAATTCACTGAGCAGTTCTTTCCATAAGCATAGCCTTTATTTAATGTTATATAAAGGAGCAGGGACGTCTGCTGCTCTCCTTTATTTCTACTCCTGTGCTGCACCATTTGATAGACTTTGTTCTGCTGAGTAGAACAGACCACTGTCTGGCCTTGACCAAAGCCAGGAAAAAGAGGCATTACAGTACCCTGGAGGTTCCAGTAGTTTGTAACAGGAAGGTGAAGTGTAATGGTAGTGTTTTGTGTCTACCCAGCCATGTCAGTGGCTGCATAACCATCCTCCCTGCTCTGACAAATAAGTCCCCAAGAAATCTGGCCATTTATCAATACTGCTTGTATTTTCCTCAACACAACTGAGATATATGTGGCTAACTGCTCCTCATCAAGGCAGGAGCACCTAAACTGTTAACACAATTCACAAATGTAATAGTAGCAAAGTGCTGGCACACCTTGCTTTAGTAGTTATTTAGAGCtacaaaaaaattactactATCACTTATATGGAATTGCAACATGAAGCTGCTgatgagaaagagagagagagaagactGGAGAtggtttgggaaaaaagaggTAGTGCTTTGTCTTAAAATGGTGTTATAGCTACTGGCAAATTAATCCTCACATGTTCACTTGAAGTAAGCAGGCATTGGTAGCTAATTTTACAGGGTTGGAAAAAGACTCAGAGAACGAATCAAGAAGCTTAGCAGTCTCTTGTGACTAAATGCTatgtgatattttttctttctgatctcTAATTAATACCCTGCTAAAAAAATAGATTACTTTAATCATGAGCAGACATGTTTCCCCGATCGTTGCTTTTCAGGCTTGCAGCAGTCACTCAGGAAACTATTTTTGGAAGTGGTGAAACCTACTTTGAGCCAGAAACCTTCATAGATAGGAGTTACAAGAATACATGAACAAAATTTAAACCCCACCTTTGTTAAGCTGAAAGTTGAACTGTAGGTGAACATTACCTTTAGCCATTGACTTTGCTTTCATATGCTTCATGTATTGGACTGATCCATGTTTTCCAAGCTAACTGTTCACAGATGTGCAAAAGTTTAGTCAGTGCACTGTTACCCAGCTCACCATTGCCTATTCACCCTCCCACCCACTGAAGACAGTGGGGAATTGGGAGCCCATGAGAATCTACCCAAGGAGCTCCAAGGTTcacatctgcttttctgctgtcCAACAACCTGAtgtgggaaaatgggaatacTGGAACTACAGAAAAACGTGCAAATGTATCAACAGTACTGGTCTATTTAAAGCAAAACCCCTAGGACAAAGGGGAAATTCATTATTGTAATAATGCTACTCTGGAGCATTAGGGACTATTACAGCACTAGATCTCAAAACTCATCACAAGTAAGTTAACATTATTCCCAATTTCTATGTAGCAAAATTCAGCCATACAAGACTCAAGATGCTTCTCTGGTATCTCGTGGTGACAGCCACAACAGACCATAAGTCCCTGAAGCTGCAAGTCCGTATTCTCTTCTGCAAAGTTTGAGTTTCTCATCGGGTCATGTGTGTACTGCACCCATGCCCAACGACAGCAGAGAAGGGTGTGCCAGGTTTGAGCACTCTCACACCCAGTCTGGTGTTTGATAATTAGGCAGGATAATTGATCCAGTGACACCAAGAGCTCCTGTCATGTTGTCCTGTGCACTCAGCACcttacagaagaaaaggaaaatagctGCTTGTCCAGGATGTGTGCGGTATGTCCCTTGGTGACCCAGTCTTACCAGAGGGGCCTTTTTTCACTGCCTACTGAAGGAAGCTGGCGTTGGCTCTGAAACTGTAGACAGTTGTTCCCAAAGGAGGGCTGTGGGTCTGATACCACAGGGAGGTTCATAAGTGGAAAAAGATCAAGAACTGCTGCTATAAAAAGCTCACTCCTTCAGCTCAGGTCAATACCTGGTCTATAGCTGTCATTGTATAGCTTGGGAAGGTCACTTTGCATGACATACTACCATCAGGCAGATTGCTCTGGAAATTTTTCAAGCCTCCAATAAACAAGAAAGAGGCTGGATTTGCCAGGGTTCAAAGCAGCATCTCCAGGGAGCCAGAGAAGAAGGATGTGATTTGTTCCTCCTCCTGCACTGTTCACTGTGTTAGGATAGCTACTGCTGGCAAACAGTGGCTTAACGTTACCTCCTCAAATTTAATTCATCTTCCTTGAACCAAAGAGATACAAACTCCTAATGAGTTCAGCATCTTCATGTTCAATGTAATATGGTAGTCAATAAAACTGCTAAATAGTCATGGTAAGTTAATTACTCTTGATACTGATTTAAACCCTCTGGCAGTGTAATGAAAAGGACCCTCAGTGCAAGTGGATCCTAATGGCTCCTGAAGGTTGCCTTTGCTTGCCCATATTCAGGACTGGTATGGGTCAAAGAGCCATCAGTTTGTGGTTATCAAAAACTAAAGCTGGCTGGGCTGCTGTGGAAACTGAACTCATTTTCATCCATTCAAAAGTCTCAGTCAAGCACcacaaaattgttttaaaaacccAGATGGGTCTATTTTGTGCTCAATCTGAATGGTTTCCTTGGGATTATGGTAGGAATTCAGCCAAGGATATcccttgaggtttttttcaaagtgaaTCTTTCTGCTCAAATCAGCAGTACCTACCATTAGGGTGCAAGACAATGTGATATTATCTTTACTGCTTCTCTCCCAGCAGTTGTGGTTAAAAGACAGTAAAAGAATTTGAGCTGAGGCTGAAAAGGAAGGTGCTAAAAATGTAAAGCTGCCCTTACCTGCCTCCTTTATATGTTTGTATACATCATCCGATCCAGCGGAAGAGTACGGGATGTCATCATGTGCTACGAAGTCAATCTGCCAGTGAACAGAAGAATAACCACATCCCACCATCACTAAATTTTGGTTCACTGGGGAATTGTTATAGAGAGTTATCTCTTTTCTTGACTCCAGCTAACTTGCTTTTGACATTCTCATCCTAAAGCCATTGCCTAGTATATTGGACTAGATTTGGGCCTGCAACTGCTGTGTTGTATGATCAATTAtgaaaaaacagaaatcttCTCTCCAAAAGCACTGCCACTACCACATCACTCTGACTGGCTCAGTGTGATATTGCAGTACAAAACCCAAGACACATACTCCTGCTTTTATTCCTACTGCAGACGCAAGTGGTGAAGCCCTGGCTTTCAAAACCA from Corvus hawaiiensis isolate bCorHaw1 chromosome 2, bCorHaw1.pri.cur, whole genome shotgun sequence includes these protein-coding regions:
- the PCYT1B gene encoding choline-phosphate cytidylyltransferase B isoform X5 encodes the protein MPVRAAGAESGTGIPKSPSETMEELEHTCPQPRLTLTAPAPFADETSCQCQAPHEKLTIAQARLGTPVDRPVRVYADGIFDLFHAGHARALMQAKTLFPNSYLLVGVCSDDLTHKFKGFTVMNETERYEALRHCRYVDEVIRDAPWTLTPEFLEKHKIDFVAHDDIPYSSAGSDDVYKHIKEAGMFVPTQRTEGISTSDIITRIVRDYDVYARRNLQRGYTAKELNVSFINEKKYRFQNQVDKMKEKVKNVEEKSKEFVYKVEEKSHDLIQKWEEKSREFIGNFLELFGPDGAWPSIACDLTASTSAKVETSCSPSPGGAAGHSDLAFSM